One genomic segment of Nocardioides cavernaquae includes these proteins:
- a CDS encoding ATP-binding cassette domain-containing protein encodes MIEARDLAKAYGGKQAVAGLSFDVRPGTVTGFLGPNGAGKSTTMRLMLALDRGMGTCTFDGRPFTAYSEPMREVGALLEAKPFHPTRTARNHLRMLAAANKIPMSRVDAVLGLVGLADVAGKKPSTFSLGMGQRLGLAAALLGDPHTLILDEPANGLDPQGIHWLRSLLKSLAAEGRSVFVSSHLLSEMALMADELVVIGRGRMIANGPVEDFTRLSVRNHVLVRTPQAHDLASLIGARLAGVGSVQASAAGELTVTGLDAPAIGDLAFDNGIRIHELSVHQATLEEAFLEITGGSEEFQAHARPQSPQSSPPATPPATPPATPPATATTPKDGQS; translated from the coding sequence ATGATCGAGGCCAGGGACCTGGCCAAGGCATACGGCGGCAAGCAGGCCGTGGCGGGCCTCTCCTTTGATGTCCGGCCCGGCACGGTGACCGGATTCCTCGGGCCCAACGGCGCCGGCAAGTCGACCACGATGCGGTTGATGCTGGCCCTGGACCGGGGCATGGGCACCTGCACGTTCGACGGACGCCCGTTCACGGCGTACTCCGAGCCGATGCGTGAGGTGGGCGCCCTCCTCGAGGCGAAGCCGTTCCACCCGACCCGCACGGCGCGCAACCACCTGCGGATGCTGGCTGCGGCCAACAAGATCCCGATGTCCCGCGTTGATGCCGTGCTCGGCCTCGTCGGTCTTGCCGACGTGGCAGGCAAGAAGCCGAGCACCTTCTCGCTCGGCATGGGCCAGCGGCTCGGGCTGGCCGCTGCGCTGCTCGGCGACCCGCACACCCTGATCCTCGACGAGCCCGCCAACGGCCTCGACCCGCAGGGCATCCACTGGCTGCGCTCACTGCTCAAGAGCCTCGCTGCAGAGGGGCGCTCGGTCTTCGTCTCCAGCCACCTGCTCTCCGAGATGGCGCTCATGGCCGACGAGCTGGTCGTGATCGGCCGCGGGCGCATGATCGCCAACGGGCCGGTCGAGGACTTCACCAGGCTCAGCGTCCGCAACCACGTCCTGGTCCGCACGCCGCAGGCCCATGACCTCGCCTCGCTGATCGGTGCCCGGCTCGCGGGCGTCGGCTCCGTGCAGGCATCGGCTGCGGGCGAGCTGACCGTGACCGGGCTCGACGCCCCAGCGATCGGCGACCTCGCCTTCGACAACGGCATCCGCATCCACGAGCTCTCCGTCCACCAGGCCACGCTCGAGGAGGCCTTCCTCGAGATCACCGGCGGGTCCGAGGAGTTCCAGGCGCACGCACGCCCGCAGAGCCCGCAGTCCTCCCCGCCAGCCACCCCGCCAGCCACCCCGCCAGCCACCCCGCCGGCGACGGCGACGACCCCGAAGGATGGCCAGTCATGA
- a CDS encoding cold-shock protein — MPTGKVKWYDAEKGFGFLSQESGPDVYVHAEALPEGVKELKPGARVEFGIAQGRRGEQALQVRILEAPASVSRNQRTSQRNSQRKKPDDLATIVEDLIGLLDGVGEGYRHGRHPEPANAKITAKLLRALADELEL; from the coding sequence GTGCCGACTGGCAAGGTCAAGTGGTACGACGCCGAGAAGGGGTTCGGTTTCCTGTCCCAGGAGAGCGGTCCTGATGTCTACGTGCACGCCGAGGCTCTGCCGGAGGGTGTCAAGGAGCTCAAGCCCGGCGCCCGCGTCGAGTTCGGCATCGCCCAGGGCCGTCGCGGCGAGCAGGCGCTCCAGGTCCGCATCCTCGAGGCGCCGGCCTCGGTCTCGCGCAACCAGCGCACCTCGCAGCGCAACTCCCAGCGCAAGAAGCCGGATGACCTCGCCACGATCGTCGAGGACCTGATCGGCCTGCTCGACGGCGTCGGTGAGGGCTACCGTCACGGACGCCACCCCGAGCCTGCCAACGCGAAGATCACCGCCAAGCTGCTCCGCGCGCTCGCGGACGAGCTCGAGCTCTAG
- a CDS encoding helicase-associated domain-containing protein, with translation MTPPPSSTGQPASAPIARSLADHLRQWPEERLAHLLRLRPDLAAPAPQDSSQLASRSATRASTLRALDRLTLADLGILHLLVGRGQVPRDELSGSSESVEFLEALALIWEGSGGLRAVTVVAELLGRAPAPSGPVTAPELVTTAQSPSLVASMAAGAAFEAARRLEVLLDHWSTQPPVVLRSGGLGVRDLKVAALLLHVTEREAALLLDVAAAAGLLAAGPVGETEGWLPTDAYDAWCRLPAGERWTRLASAWLASPRTPALVGGRDAAGKAVNALAPGLVDPHQVDTRRTALQELADLPPATGLATGTGLPSLVARVRWVRPRRASVQAALVAASVEEAAFLGLTGLGALSPAGRALLAGEDAAAILAPLLPEPLDHILIQGDLTAIAPGPLLPALAARLQLVADVESRGGATVYRFAAGSVRRALDAGWSAAEIHAFLAEVSRTPVPQPLTYLVDDAARTYGTVRVGYAEAFLRSDDEAALATLLGDPRAASLGLRQLVPTVLISTTPIDVLLPRLRELGLAPVVEAADGTVHVARPQVLRARTPKATPTGRDAARETAQVNAAVAAVRAGDKVASSRGSALVASTPAGAVAALRAAVEGGESVVIEYLDNHGSRGERIVDPLRVEGGQLTAYDHRSEDRRSFAVHRISSVRAVDSAGE, from the coding sequence ATGACCCCTCCTCCCAGTTCGACAGGGCAGCCGGCCAGCGCCCCCATCGCGCGCTCTCTTGCCGACCACTTGCGCCAGTGGCCCGAGGAACGCCTCGCCCACCTGCTGCGCCTGCGACCTGACCTCGCCGCCCCCGCTCCCCAGGATTCCTCGCAGCTCGCCTCCCGTTCGGCGACCCGTGCCTCGACGCTCCGGGCCCTGGACCGGCTCACGCTCGCCGATCTCGGGATCCTCCACCTGCTGGTCGGTCGCGGCCAGGTGCCGCGCGACGAGCTCAGCGGCTCGAGCGAGTCGGTCGAGTTCCTCGAGGCGCTGGCCCTCATCTGGGAGGGGTCCGGCGGACTGCGTGCGGTCACGGTCGTTGCCGAGCTCCTCGGACGCGCCCCCGCCCCCAGCGGACCGGTCACCGCGCCCGAGCTGGTCACCACGGCCCAGTCGCCTTCGCTGGTCGCCAGCATGGCCGCAGGAGCCGCGTTCGAGGCGGCACGACGGCTCGAGGTGCTGCTCGACCACTGGAGCACCCAGCCCCCCGTCGTACTCCGCTCGGGCGGTCTCGGGGTCCGCGACCTCAAGGTCGCCGCGCTCCTGCTCCACGTCACCGAGCGCGAGGCCGCTCTCCTCCTCGACGTCGCCGCGGCCGCGGGCCTGCTTGCCGCCGGTCCGGTCGGCGAGACCGAGGGATGGCTCCCCACCGATGCGTACGACGCGTGGTGCCGCCTCCCTGCCGGCGAGCGCTGGACGCGACTCGCCTCCGCCTGGCTCGCCTCACCCCGGACCCCCGCGCTCGTGGGTGGACGCGATGCCGCGGGCAAGGCCGTCAACGCCCTGGCGCCCGGCCTGGTCGACCCGCACCAGGTCGACACCCGCCGGACCGCCCTCCAGGAGCTCGCCGACCTCCCGCCCGCCACCGGACTCGCGACCGGCACCGGCCTGCCGTCGCTGGTGGCGCGGGTGCGCTGGGTGCGGCCCCGGCGCGCATCAGTTCAGGCGGCCCTCGTCGCCGCATCCGTCGAGGAGGCTGCGTTCCTGGGCCTGACCGGGCTCGGCGCCCTGTCACCTGCCGGGCGCGCGCTGCTCGCGGGCGAGGACGCGGCCGCGATCCTGGCGCCGCTGCTTCCCGAGCCGCTCGACCACATCCTGATCCAGGGCGACCTGACCGCAATCGCGCCCGGCCCGCTGCTCCCGGCCCTGGCCGCACGACTGCAGCTCGTCGCCGACGTCGAGTCCCGCGGCGGCGCGACGGTCTACCGCTTCGCCGCTGGCTCGGTCCGGCGAGCTCTCGACGCCGGTTGGTCAGCTGCCGAGATCCACGCCTTCCTCGCCGAGGTCTCGCGCACCCCGGTCCCACAGCCGCTGACCTATCTGGTCGACGATGCCGCACGCACCTATGGCACCGTCCGCGTCGGCTACGCCGAGGCGTTCCTGCGGTCCGACGACGAGGCCGCACTGGCCACCCTGCTCGGAGACCCGCGCGCTGCCTCGCTCGGCCTGCGCCAGCTGGTCCCAACGGTGCTGATCAGCACCACACCCATCGACGTGCTGCTCCCCCGGCTCCGGGAGCTCGGCCTCGCGCCCGTGGTCGAGGCAGCCGACGGCACGGTCCACGTCGCCCGGCCCCAGGTGCTGCGCGCCCGCACCCCCAAGGCAACGCCGACCGGACGCGACGCGGCCCGCGAGACGGCCCAGGTCAACGCAGCCGTCGCCGCCGTGCGCGCCGGCGACAAGGTCGCGTCGTCACGGGGCAGCGCGCTCGTCGCCTCGACCCCAGCCGGCGCGGTCGCGGCACTGCGTGCTGCGGTCGAGGGCGGTGAGAGCGTCGTGATCGAGTACCTCGACAACCACGGTTCCCGCGGCGAACGCATCGTGGACCCGCTGCGGGTCGAGGGCGGACAGCTCACCGCATACGATCACCGCAGCGAGGACCGGCGCTCGTTTGCCGTGCACCGGATCAGTTCCGTGCGGGCCGTAGACTCAGCCGGTGAATGA
- a CDS encoding ABC transporter permease subunit, with the protein MSAALRYEWARLRTLRSTWWLSIGSLVAGIGFTLIGSLVIRVNIRGDELNGQHLDGEMARFFVAAAMTQFSNVDGMFYLLAYVAAIIGVLAWGHEYRHGMIRATLTAVPQRPAVFAAKYVVVGAWVGALVVISCLVSLFVAGVVFMGLDISYDLTAMLLTVFTHVVYAVLLTWLAMAATVLVRHQTFSIVLLFLWPLGIENLIRGFAAILSGFTTNDTFSEATRFLPFNAGGRIIQNFGDTPGGFGLQDNLDLFGNPLSAWGGFIVFGGFVALLTAGSLASFVKRDA; encoded by the coding sequence ATGAGCGCCGCGCTGCGTTACGAATGGGCCCGGCTGCGCACCCTCCGGTCGACCTGGTGGCTCAGCATCGGCAGCCTGGTCGCGGGCATCGGGTTCACGCTGATCGGCTCGCTGGTCATCCGGGTCAACATCCGCGGCGACGAGCTCAACGGTCAGCATCTTGACGGTGAGATGGCCCGCTTCTTCGTGGCCGCCGCGATGACCCAGTTCTCCAATGTCGACGGCATGTTCTACCTGCTCGCCTACGTCGCCGCGATCATCGGCGTCCTGGCGTGGGGCCACGAGTACCGGCACGGCATGATCCGCGCGACGCTGACCGCGGTGCCGCAGCGTCCGGCGGTCTTCGCTGCCAAGTACGTCGTCGTCGGCGCCTGGGTCGGCGCCCTGGTGGTGATCAGCTGCCTGGTGTCCCTGTTCGTCGCCGGCGTCGTCTTCATGGGCCTCGACATCTCCTACGACCTCACGGCGATGCTGCTGACGGTCTTCACCCACGTGGTCTACGCGGTCCTGCTGACCTGGCTGGCCATGGCGGCGACCGTCCTCGTCCGGCACCAGACCTTCAGCATCGTGCTGCTCTTCCTCTGGCCGCTCGGCATCGAGAACCTGATCCGTGGTTTCGCCGCGATCCTGTCGGGGTTCACCACCAACGACACGTTCTCCGAGGCGACCCGGTTCCTCCCGTTCAACGCCGGCGGCCGGATCATCCAGAACTTCGGCGACACCCCGGGCGGCTTCGGCCTGCAGGACAACCTCGACCTCTTCGGCAACCCGTTGAGCGCGTGGGGTGGGTTCATCGTGTTCGGCGGGTTCGTGGCGCTGCTCACCGCTGGTTCCCTGGCCTCCTTCGTCAAGCGGGATGCCTGA
- a CDS encoding DNA repair helicase XPB, giving the protein MNDGPLIVQSDKTLLLEIDHPQAADARRAIAPFAELERSPEHIHTYRLTNLGLWNARAAGHDAEQVIDTLLTHSRYAVPHSLLVDIAETMARYGRLRLEKHPVHGLVLASNDRPVLEEVLRARKIAGMIGERVDADTVMVHASERGNLKQALLKLGWPAEDYAGYVDGEAHPISLTQDGWALRSYQSEAAESFWHGGSGVVVLPCGAGKTIVGAAAMAHAQATTLILVTNTVSARQWKDELIKRTSLTEDEIGEYSGSTKEIRPVTIATYQVLTTKRKGAYTHLELLDARDWGLVVYDEVHLLPAPIFRMTANLQARRRIGLTATLVREDGREGDVFSLIGPKRYDAPWKDIEAQGYIAPADCVEVRVTLPNAERLAYAVAEPEERYRLAACTHHKIDVVRRLVAQHPGQPTLVIAQYLDQIAEIAEALQAPVITGETPVKERQRLFDAFRSGEEELLVVSKVANFSVDLPGAEVAIQVSGSYGSRQEEAQRLGRLLRPKSEGKSAHFYTIVSRDTVDADFAQNRQRFLAEQGYAYRIVDADDIEQGTA; this is encoded by the coding sequence GTGAATGATGGCCCCCTGATCGTCCAGTCGGACAAGACCCTCCTGCTCGAGATCGACCACCCCCAGGCGGCCGATGCGCGACGCGCGATCGCGCCGTTCGCCGAGCTGGAGCGGAGCCCGGAGCACATCCACACCTACCGGCTGACGAACCTCGGCCTGTGGAACGCCCGCGCGGCCGGCCATGACGCGGAGCAGGTGATCGACACGCTGCTCACGCACTCGCGCTACGCGGTGCCGCACTCGCTGCTGGTCGACATCGCCGAGACGATGGCGCGCTACGGCCGCCTGCGCCTCGAGAAGCACCCGGTCCATGGCCTGGTCCTGGCCAGCAACGACCGGCCCGTGCTGGAGGAGGTGCTCCGCGCCAGGAAGATCGCGGGCATGATCGGCGAGCGCGTCGACGCCGACACCGTGATGGTGCACGCCTCCGAGCGCGGCAACCTCAAGCAGGCGCTGCTCAAGCTCGGCTGGCCGGCCGAGGACTACGCCGGCTACGTCGACGGCGAGGCGCACCCGATCTCCTTGACCCAGGACGGCTGGGCGCTGCGCAGCTACCAGTCCGAGGCGGCCGAGTCCTTCTGGCACGGCGGATCGGGCGTCGTCGTGCTCCCGTGCGGCGCGGGCAAGACGATCGTCGGTGCGGCCGCGATGGCGCACGCCCAGGCGACCACGCTGATCCTGGTCACCAACACCGTCTCCGCCCGGCAGTGGAAGGACGAGCTGATCAAGCGCACGTCGCTGACCGAGGACGAGATCGGCGAGTACTCCGGATCCACCAAGGAGATCCGGCCGGTCACCATCGCGACGTACCAGGTGCTCACGACCAAACGGAAGGGTGCCTACACGCACCTCGAGCTCCTCGACGCCCGCGACTGGGGCCTCGTCGTCTACGACGAGGTGCACCTGCTCCCAGCGCCGATCTTCCGCATGACGGCCAACCTCCAGGCCCGCCGCCGGATCGGCCTGACCGCGACCCTGGTCCGCGAGGACGGTCGCGAGGGCGACGTGTTCTCGCTGATCGGTCCCAAGCGCTACGACGCGCCCTGGAAGGACATCGAGGCGCAGGGCTACATCGCGCCCGCCGACTGCGTCGAGGTGCGGGTGACCCTCCCCAACGCCGAGCGGCTCGCCTACGCGGTCGCCGAGCCCGAGGAGCGCTACCGCCTCGCCGCCTGCACGCACCACAAGATCGACGTCGTACGCCGCCTGGTCGCCCAGCACCCCGGCCAGCCGACGCTGGTGATCGCGCAGTACCTCGACCAGATCGCCGAGATCGCCGAGGCGCTGCAGGCGCCTGTCATCACCGGAGAGACCCCGGTCAAGGAGCGCCAGCGGCTCTTCGACGCGTTCCGCTCGGGTGAGGAGGAGCTCCTGGTGGTCAGCAAGGTTGCCAACTTCTCCGTCGACCTGCCCGGTGCCGAGGTCGCGATCCAGGTCTCGGGCTCCTACGGCTCCCGCCAGGAGGAGGCACAGCGCCTCGGCCGGCTGCTGCGCCCGAAGTCCGAGGGCAAGAGCGCGCACTTCTACACGATCGTTTCGCGCGACACGGTCGACGCCGACTTCGCGCAGAACCGGCAGCGGTTCCTTGCCGAGCAGGGCTACGCCTACCGGATCGTCGACGCCGACGACATCGAGCAGGGCACCGCCTAG
- a CDS encoding HAD family hydrolase: MPEAGSDAPGASRPRLVVGFDLDMTLIDTVAGFAATLEALGVELGIAFPTEEMTSRLGPPLEHMLAEHMGPQEIEAAGDRFRALYPDHAITPTPAFPGAHDAISAVRAAGGRVILVTGKYAANAQLHVDHLGFDIDHLEGWVWGVGKADVLTREGATIYVGDHIHDVEGARAAGIISVSVLTGGCTREELEDAGTDVVLDDLTAFPAWLEAHLAATATGQTGSPGPTPSN; the protein is encoded by the coding sequence ATGCCTGAGGCCGGCTCCGACGCTCCGGGGGCATCGCGCCCTCGGCTGGTCGTCGGCTTCGATCTGGACATGACGCTGATCGACACCGTGGCGGGGTTCGCCGCGACCCTCGAGGCGTTGGGCGTGGAGCTCGGGATCGCGTTTCCCACCGAGGAGATGACCTCGCGCCTCGGGCCGCCGCTGGAGCACATGCTGGCCGAGCACATGGGCCCGCAGGAGATCGAGGCTGCCGGCGATCGTTTCCGGGCGCTGTACCCGGACCACGCCATCACGCCCACTCCCGCGTTCCCCGGGGCGCACGACGCGATCAGCGCCGTGCGCGCGGCAGGTGGCCGGGTCATCCTGGTCACCGGCAAGTACGCCGCCAACGCGCAGCTCCACGTCGACCACCTCGGCTTCGACATCGATCACCTCGAGGGCTGGGTGTGGGGAGTGGGCAAGGCCGACGTCCTCACCCGGGAAGGGGCGACGATCTACGTCGGCGACCACATCCACGACGTGGAGGGTGCGCGGGCCGCGGGGATCATCAGCGTCTCGGTGCTCACCGGCGGCTGCACCCGGGAGGAGCTGGAGGACGCCGGCACCGACGTCGTACTCGATGACCTGACGGCGTTCCCCGCCTGGCTCGAAGCCCATCTGGCAGCGACCGCGACCGGGCAAACCGGTTCGCCTGGGCCCACTCCGTCCAACTAG
- a CDS encoding adenosine deaminase, whose translation MSQQRRDLATLPKAHLHLHFSGSMRHSTLLELAERDGIALPDALVEEWPPQLSAADEKGWFRFQRLYDIARSVLRTEDDVRRLVREAAEDDAREGGRWLEIQVDPSGYAAKFGGITAFTDLVLDCVRDASESAGIGMAVVIAANRTRHPMDARTLARLAAQYSGRGVVGFGLSNDERRGVTSEFAAAFAIADRAGLLLAPHGGELRGPDNVRACLDDLHAQRLGHGVRTVEDPALLERVAEAGITLEVCPVSNVALGVYSDLTSVPVPQLLDGGAQIALGADDPLLFGSRLEGQYATMRAAHELSDATLAELARMSLRGSRAPSDVVSQGLADIDAWLA comes from the coding sequence TTGAGCCAGCAACGCCGCGATCTCGCCACGCTGCCCAAGGCCCACCTTCACCTGCACTTCTCCGGGTCGATGCGGCACTCAACGCTGCTCGAGCTCGCCGAGCGTGACGGGATCGCGCTCCCGGACGCGCTGGTCGAGGAGTGGCCGCCGCAGCTGTCAGCCGCGGACGAGAAGGGCTGGTTCCGCTTCCAGCGCCTCTACGACATCGCGCGTTCCGTGCTGCGCACCGAGGACGACGTACGCCGCCTGGTGCGGGAGGCCGCCGAGGACGACGCCCGCGAGGGTGGCCGGTGGCTCGAGATCCAGGTCGACCCGAGCGGGTACGCCGCGAAGTTCGGCGGCATCACCGCGTTCACCGACCTCGTCCTGGACTGCGTCCGCGATGCCTCGGAGAGCGCCGGCATCGGCATGGCGGTCGTCATCGCTGCGAACCGGACCCGCCATCCGATGGACGCCCGCACCCTGGCCCGGCTCGCAGCGCAGTACTCCGGCCGCGGCGTGGTCGGCTTCGGCCTCTCCAACGACGAGCGACGCGGGGTGACGTCGGAGTTCGCGGCGGCGTTCGCCATCGCGGACCGGGCCGGGCTCCTGCTGGCGCCGCATGGCGGAGAGCTCCGCGGCCCCGACAACGTCCGCGCCTGCCTGGACGACCTGCACGCGCAACGCCTGGGCCACGGCGTACGCACCGTCGAGGACCCCGCGCTCCTCGAGCGCGTGGCGGAGGCCGGCATCACCCTCGAGGTCTGCCCGGTCTCGAACGTGGCGCTCGGGGTCTACTCCGACCTGACGTCGGTGCCGGTCCCCCAGTTGCTCGACGGCGGCGCCCAGATCGCACTCGGCGCCGACGACCCGCTGCTCTTCGGCTCCCGGCTCGAGGGGCAGTACGCCACCATGCGCGCGGCGCACGAGCTCAGCGACGCCACCCTCGCCGAGCTGGCGCGGATGTCGCTGAGGGGCTCGCGGGCGCCGTCCGACGTCGTGAGCCAGGGACTCGCGGACATCGACGCCTGGCTGGCGTAG
- a CDS encoding RtcB family protein, whose translation MMDQINPKLWNWASILEKNTREQAMTTATMPFIHPHLALMPDAHLGLGATVGSVIPTLGAIMPAAVGVDIGCGMIAVRTAYTRDELPDDRRPLREAIERAVPLSAGAANRKISRAHTERRIDELTLRAKEAGFEPGDHAKRWDLQLGTLGSGNHFIEVTVDELDRVWLFLHSGSRGVGNRIAQKHIRIARDDCARRWIQLPDPDLAYLVEGTDEFDAYIGQMRWAQHYALLNREEMMDRVVRQFAEWVGAGSGEDGIGAVERLEEINCHHNYTEQEFHFGKTVWLSRKGAINAEAGRPGLIPGSMGTASYVVTGKGNPVSLNSAPHGAGREYSRTGARRTFTREQLREAMVGIEYRDTAAFIDEIPQAYKDIDQVMADAVDLVEIRHTLRQIVNVKGD comes from the coding sequence ATGATGGACCAGATCAATCCGAAGCTCTGGAACTGGGCTTCGATCCTCGAGAAGAACACGCGCGAGCAGGCGATGACGACGGCGACGATGCCGTTCATCCACCCGCACCTCGCGCTGATGCCGGATGCCCACCTGGGCCTGGGCGCGACGGTGGGTTCGGTCATCCCGACCCTGGGCGCGATCATGCCCGCCGCGGTCGGCGTCGACATCGGCTGCGGCATGATCGCCGTGCGCACGGCGTACACGCGCGACGAGCTGCCGGACGACCGGCGCCCGCTGCGTGAGGCGATCGAGCGCGCCGTCCCGCTCTCGGCCGGTGCGGCCAACCGCAAGATCAGCCGCGCCCACACCGAGCGCCGGATCGATGAGCTCACGCTCCGCGCGAAGGAAGCCGGCTTCGAGCCCGGCGACCACGCGAAGCGGTGGGACCTGCAGCTGGGCACCCTGGGATCGGGCAACCACTTCATCGAGGTGACCGTCGACGAGCTCGACCGAGTGTGGCTGTTCCTCCACTCGGGCTCTCGGGGCGTAGGCAACCGGATCGCCCAGAAGCACATCCGGATCGCGCGTGACGACTGCGCGCGGCGCTGGATCCAGCTTCCCGACCCGGACCTCGCCTACCTGGTCGAGGGCACCGACGAGTTCGACGCCTACATCGGCCAGATGCGGTGGGCGCAGCACTACGCGCTGCTCAACCGCGAGGAGATGATGGACCGGGTCGTGCGCCAGTTCGCCGAGTGGGTCGGTGCAGGGTCCGGCGAGGACGGGATCGGTGCGGTGGAGCGTCTCGAGGAGATCAACTGCCACCACAACTACACCGAGCAGGAGTTCCACTTCGGCAAGACGGTGTGGCTCTCCCGCAAGGGCGCGATCAACGCGGAGGCAGGTCGACCGGGGCTGATCCCGGGGTCGATGGGCACCGCGTCGTACGTCGTGACGGGCAAGGGCAACCCGGTCTCGCTCAACTCGGCGCCGCACGGCGCCGGGCGGGAGTACTCGCGGACCGGGGCGCGCAGGACGTTCACGCGCGAGCAGCTGCGCGAGGCGATGGTCGGTATCGAGTACCGCGACACCGCCGCGTTCATCGACGAGATCCCGCAGGCCTACAAGGACATCGACCAGGTCATGGCGGACGCCGTCGACCTGGTGGAGATCCGCCACACGCTGCGGCAGATCGTGAACGTGAAGGGGGACTGA
- a CDS encoding esterase/lipase family protein, producing MLRVRLSVVLAAVVALLLPTASYAAPLPVPYSFLTSAVLAGLQPNADAPGTNIWTCKPTAAHPRPVVLVHGLTGNKATNWQTFGPLLKNNGYCVFALTYGVNKLAPTPLDQFGGVNRIEDSAVELKAFVNKVLAATGATQVDILGHSEGTVMPNYYAKFLGGAPKIKRYVSIAPLWHGTNPAGLDKLSTMGTPFGVTALLGQALDPFFASGPQLLAGSAFWAKMRSGGTPIVPGIEYTNIVTQYDELVQPYTSGIEPGMTNHVVQSYCPLDFSEHFQIVADPIAARIVLNALDPANRKPVPCQLVLPFLGTL from the coding sequence ATGTTGCGCGTCCGCTTGTCAGTCGTCCTTGCCGCCGTCGTCGCCCTGCTGCTGCCCACGGCGTCGTACGCCGCGCCGTTGCCGGTGCCGTACTCCTTCCTCACCTCCGCGGTGCTCGCAGGTCTCCAGCCCAACGCCGACGCACCCGGCACGAACATCTGGACCTGCAAGCCGACCGCGGCCCACCCGCGTCCCGTCGTCCTCGTCCACGGGCTCACCGGCAACAAGGCCACCAACTGGCAGACCTTCGGCCCGTTGCTGAAGAACAACGGCTACTGCGTCTTCGCGCTGACCTACGGCGTCAACAAGCTCGCGCCGACGCCGCTCGACCAGTTCGGCGGCGTCAACCGCATCGAGGACAGTGCCGTCGAGCTGAAGGCGTTCGTGAACAAGGTCCTCGCGGCCACCGGTGCCACGCAGGTCGACATCCTCGGGCACTCCGAGGGCACCGTCATGCCGAACTACTACGCGAAGTTCCTCGGTGGTGCCCCGAAGATCAAGCGCTACGTGTCGATCGCCCCGCTGTGGCACGGCACGAACCCCGCGGGCCTCGACAAGCTCTCGACGATGGGCACCCCCTTCGGTGTCACGGCACTGCTGGGCCAGGCCCTCGATCCGTTCTTCGCCTCCGGCCCTCAGCTCCTCGCCGGTTCGGCGTTCTGGGCCAAGATGCGCTCCGGCGGCACTCCGATCGTGCCCGGCATCGAGTACACCAACATCGTCACGCAGTACGACGAGCTGGTGCAGCCCTACACCTCGGGCATCGAGCCGGGCATGACGAACCACGTCGTCCAGAGCTACTGCCCGCTCGACTTCTCGGAGCACTTCCAGATCGTGGCCGACCCGATTGCTGCACGGATCGTGCTCAACGCCCTGGACCCGGCGAACAGGAAGCCGGTGCCGTGCCAGCTGGTGCTTCCGTTCCTCGGCACCCTGTGA